The sequence ACAAGTGCATACCCCCCTTGCCGCGGGGTTTTCGATTAGGTTAAATAAACGCCTTTGTATAGTCAAACTTTTATTCTTAAAATATTAGCAATGGCATCGGCATTCATAGGAATAGGCTCGAACCTGGGAAACAGGGTGGAGAACTGCCTCAAGGCCGTTCATGAAATTTCCGCCTTTGCCGGCATCTCCTCCGTATCCTCCTTGTATGAGACCGAGCCGGTAGGCCGGGAAAACCAAGCTGATTTCATTAACTGTGTGGTAAAAGCCGAGACCGACCTCTCCCCTTCCGGTCTTCTGGTTTATCTTCAATCTATCGAGCATAAGTTTGGCAGGGCACCGGAAGAAAAATGGGGGCCCAGGATAATTGACCTCGATATTCTCCTTTATGATGACTCGATAATCGAGACCGAGGAATTAACCATACCTCATCCGATGATGCATCTAAGAAGATTTGTCCTTTTACCCCTGAGCGAGGTCGCCCGAGACCTGGTTCACCCGGTTTTAAATGTTCCTGTCTCGAAGCTACTGGACGACCTGAAAGACACAAAGCGTGTGGTAAGGCTGGGAGAGTTCGCCATAAAAAACGAATAGGTATCCATCAGGTTTCGATTCCAGGCCTGAGTAGCAATCAACATAAGCTAATCACAAAAACACGATTAGTTGTTTTTAGATTCCCCACAGTTATTTCACACAAATCCACAGCTTGTCCACAAATCTAGGGCGTCTGCCCACAATTCTATTCACATGAAATAAAATAACGGCTCCGCATAGATTACAGTGATAACAATAGGTTAAGCATAAAACCTAGCATGGACATTAAATTAAGTGGGTAAGTCCTTGCTACCGGGTTTGATGTTTATCCACAGGGCACTAACCAAAGTTAAAAACTGTAATAATCAAAATTTAATTTGTCAGACAGGGTTGGAATAAATTAGGGTTTCCCGATAGATTCCTAATGCTGTCATTCTGAACCGAAGGTGAAGAATCTCAAAAGTATAGACTCTTCGCTCCAGAGTGACGGTTAGACAGCTAACATTGTCCGTTAGATGTGACTAGCTGAGGCAGTGTCTTTTTGGTTAAATACTGGTTATTACAGTTTAAACAAGTTTATCTTTTATAGATCGAGGACGGAAGTTTTATCTGGCCGGTACCATAGCTCTAATTAGTTATTTTTAAGATAAACTGTGCATCCTTAACCATAGGTTCACTAAGAGAGGTTCTGAGGGCCTTTTGGGCGTTTTCCCTGGCTTTGTCCCTCTCCCCGAAGCGCATGTATAGCTTTGCCAGCACCAGATATGCCCTTCCAAACTTAGGATAAATCCTCACTGTTCTTTGGAGATATTGCTCCGCCTTTTTGTAGGCGGAAGGATCCCCGTTATCCCCTCTTATTACATAAATCACCCCTAGGTGATAGTATGACCTCCAATAGCTTGGGTCAAGATTTATAGCTTTGATGAACCATCTTTCGGCATTCACAAGGTCTCCTTTGATCCCATATACAATACCGATGTTACTGGAGGCTCGAGCTTTCTGTCTCCTATTGTTGCTTTCTTTGGCATTAAGGGCCAGTATATATTCACCGAGCGCTTCATCTAGCTTCCCGGCCTCTTGTAGGGCTGCTCCATAGTTCAGATGGGGAAGAAATTCATCCGGAGAGCTTTTTGTAGCATCTTCCCAAAGACTCAGGTTATCTCTCCAGACGCTTTGTCTGTCTACCGTGTAAAACAGATAGGAAAGAAGGATAACCGTGCTAATCACCCAGACTACTCTTTGATCCTTAAACCATTTACCTCCAAGGAATATTAAATATCCCAGCAGCATGCAGTAGCCTGCTGAGGGAACGTACAGATATCTCTCAGCAAGGGGCGTAGCGGCGATGAAGGAGACGGCGATGATTAAAGAGGGGGCGATAGTGATAAAAATCCACAAGAGGGAGAAGGCAATCAGTCCCTTTTTCCTCTTTATGGATATATAGCTTGCCACACCGGAAAGGAAAAAGATAAGAACTGAGGAGAATAAATATTTAAACCCACCCGGCACCTTCCCAATAAATGCATTAAAGTCAAAGGGGAAAACCAGCTCCTTTATGTAGAAGGCATAAGAATTTAGCAGGATTTTTAAAACTCCCCAATAATGAAAACCGTGGTCGACTGTGTCCTGTATTCTCCCCGCAGATATTTGGGGGATGGTT comes from Thermodesulfobacteriota bacterium and encodes:
- the folK gene encoding 2-amino-4-hydroxy-6-hydroxymethyldihydropteridine diphosphokinase produces the protein MASAFIGIGSNLGNRVENCLKAVHEISAFAGISSVSSLYETEPVGRENQADFINCVVKAETDLSPSGLLVYLQSIEHKFGRAPEEKWGPRIIDLDILLYDDSIIETEELTIPHPMMHLRRFVLLPLSEVARDLVHPVLNVPVSKLLDDLKDTKRVVRLGEFAIKNE